The Anas platyrhynchos isolate ZD024472 breed Pekin duck chromosome 6, IASCAAS_PekinDuck_T2T, whole genome shotgun sequence sequence CCCAGTGAGTACTGGCATCATGGAGTGTTCTGACAAAGTTAGAGTGAATCTGTTCGACTCAAGGATTAAAATATACTCCATCTGAGTTCTGGGTGCTTTCCGGAAAGCTGTGTAAGAAAGAATCAATTACAACATATGGGAATCTGCTATAGGCCTTATTCCTTTTTCAGTTCAGGAGAAGTGGTAACACATCTCAGCATCCGTGTTATCaagctggaaaagaaatgcaagcaTAGCAGCAAGGGGTTGTTTTGTAATCCAGTATGCTGAACACTTTTTGGGGATTCTATATCCATATGTGCCACTGTGTTTTCCAAATCTACCTGTAATAATCTGGAGTCTGCAAGGACAAGCAGAACACCATTCCTGTAATGCTCTGTGAACAAGGACTGTGGCATTTGTTGGCCTGCAGTTTCTTGCAATTTTTTCAAAGGGCTTGGACTCCCCGTTGAGTTACTGTATGCTTTCCACGTACAGATAGTATGAGGTTGCAAAAAGCAAGTATTTTACTTCACTAGAAGAGGTTTACCTAATGCATTTACCTCAAGATTGTAATGAGGTTAGAGTGTAGAGAAACTTAGAACTGATGACTGACAAGTTTGAGTCCGATCAATAGCAGTCCATTGAGAGCCTTGGAGTCTAGGTCCCAGGTTCATGTACACCTACATATACATCTGGTTCACGTACCCACAGCTTCTGGTGCTCCTCATTTCACCAATTAATTCCCTGCTCAATAATTGGTGTATTTTGAGGTTCCTTTCCAaagcttttacttttctgtaGTAAAATAGTATGAGAAATTTAATTAGCCCATAACAGGAAACAAGAATCTTTCCAGGGCAGTTGCTAAAAAACATACATTCTTGTGCTTAGTTTGTAGTTTTCTCGTTCTTTTCTCACACCGTTTTTGGAAGAGGAAGGGTTATgaaatcagatttttaaaaggaatttaGGTGTCTAGTACCATGCTTGCTAGGATATAGACTTTGGTGCCTGTATTTCAACATCTACTCAGAATGTGGATATGGTGTTCCATTTGCACATTGCAAAGTCAGAAGTTGTGGAGGAATAAATGTGTTCTaataaaatatgtgaaatagaaatccacacagaaaacagaaaaatcagtagATCTAAAAGGGGAAGGACTGTTGTTTCCAatcctgcttttctttgctttcgTACAACTCCCTTGCAAGTCTGTGGAGTCTAAGCTAAAGAAATGCAATATCTAAGCATTTCAGATGCTTAAGTCTGTATGCATTTAGGAGATTGAGAGTCTTTAAATATGGATGATACATAAATGGAGAAGGGTATTATATACTGCATATAAATGACGACAAACTTTATGTTAGGCTTCTGGTAATGTGCTGTTCAAGCATGTCTTTAGTTGAAAGGTACATGCTTACAGGTTGAAATGTCTCTGTTTATATCACACATTTTCTACCAGAGCTAATAATGTCTATACTCTTTAAGTGTGTTTGTATACAATGATGATATGTTGATGCCTAGTGAATGGTTGTTTACTTCTCCTAGTTGTATAACAAAATAGAAAAGTACCTGCAAGATTTTGGAGTAACTGACGACAATGACTAATCCCGGTATTAAAAAGACAACAGTGGCATAGGTCACATCCCAAAGTACTTCTCCTGCAGTGCTGGGCCAAACCAAGGTGCAAATCTGAACCTCCTGTTTGcaaagaataaagaagaaaagtaacaTTGTACAGTTTTTACCACAACGTTGTCCTTATCTCCCTCTGTGCCTATGGAGAAAGTGGGTGCAGACTAAACTGAACCCGTGAAAACTTTCATGTATCACTTTATGGTTTTAAAAGCCCACACGTGTACAGATAGGTGAGTTGTCCTCGATCTAGTCAGTGCCAGCAATTCCGGACCATATGCTAACGGCATTTTTACACACTAACGTGTACCGAAACGGGGAATTTCGACCTACAAAGCGCAGAGGAGCAGCCTGACCCTCGCCGAGCCCCATTTCAGGACGGGCCGGGGGCCGGCTGCTGCCCCCCTCATAGCCCCGCTGCCGCCCGCTCCCCGGCGCCGTTCGCCCCCCGGTGGCGGAGGCAGAGGGCCTGGAGCCTTCCCCCCGCTCGCCCCTACCTCCCCGGCGGCGGCAGGCAGCCGCACCACggtgaagaagcagcagagcgGCAGGGTGACGGCGGCGGCGAAGCCCCAAACGAGGAGGGCGGCGACCAGCACCTTGCGGCGGTGGCAGGCAGCGTGGCGCAGGCGGGCGATGCTGACGACGCGCTCCAGGCTGACGGCCGACAGGGAGAGGATGATGACGGTGCCGCTGAGGGTCATCACGTAGAAGAGCATGTGGCAGATGACGTCGCCCAGCACCCAGGACTCGGTCCAGCGCACGACGCCAATGAAGGGGATGGCGGTGATGAAGAGCAGGTCGGCGCAGAAGAGGTTGAGGACCAGGCAGTTGGCGACGCACAGCCGGTGCCGCCGCCAGGCCAGCAGGCAGATGCCCCAGACGTTGCCCAGCAAGGCCAGAAGGAAGATGGAGCCCAGCGCCACCGACTCACCGACGCGCAGGGCCGTCACGTTGCGGCCCCTGAAGTCTGAGAAGAAGGGGAAGTAGGTCTTTTCGTCCCCCGTGGCCCCGGGCATGAGGGCGGCCGGTGGGCATGAGCGAGTTAGGGGAACGGCTGCACTCCCAGCCGCCACGGTGGCACCCGGGGTGCCCTCCTGACACGGGGCGGGGGGCTGGCCGCCATCCCCCTTCTCGCCTTcctcctggcactgctgccGAGGGCTCAGCCGTGCCAGCCGTGCGGTTTATGGCCCTCGTGCCGGAGTGGAACAAGGAAGTGGGAGGGTAAACACGGCGCAGCTCACACAAAGGTGAGGCTGGTGCACCTGGGGAGGCAGCGAGGGGCTGGGCGCAAGTGGGGCcacccagcacctccctgggaGGGCGTGCGGCACAGTGATGGCACCTCTGTGCCAAGGGGACCCAGCTTGGCCACATCCTTCAGGGTGGTCCTGGTCTGACCCGCTCTCCAGACAGGCCCCTGAGGTGCCAGTGACCTGGGGAGGCTTCCCAGACTTTGCCATGATGCACCCCTCTGCTGGGAGCACCTGTGGTAAAGCACAGGGCAAAGCAAAAACTCCAGGAAGGGCTTTCAAGGAGAAATGGCTCTGAGAGCTCTTCTAGGGGCCAGGATAACAAGTGCTGTTGTAAGGTAAAAAAAGAGGGATTTACCCATTGCCTTATGTCTTGCTAGTGTTTTTTGGAAACAGCGGTCCTGTGCATTGCATGTGCTGACAGTGGTCCACTGTGGGGAGGAGACATTACAATACTGTTTTGGGGAGCCTTGTACTAGTTTGATCCAGAGTCCTACCTTTCTGTGCTACGACTTCTTGAGGAAGAAGCCTCATTAATCAAGACGTGTAGGAAATAGCGTCATTTTTCAGGACATTAATTTCTGAGTGTTTGCTCAAATTGTAAAGGAGGCTTTCCTTCTTACGCTCTTCATTCCAGATGATTTAGAAATGGACAGGGAGTGAAGCGTATAAATCATCACAAACAAGCAGATAATGCCTcataaaagaagataaaatgttttcagaaagtgtgTAAACAGTTGTATAACTTCAGACAGCTCTAGATGAATTAGTTTGATTCAGTGCCAATGTAGGTGCTTGAGGTTTCTGTTAGAGGCTTTGCCATATGGAGCTACTTCTTTTGATTTTCTTATCAACTGTATTCTAGGTGAGAGATATTCCGTACTGATATATCAGCAGGGCTTCATAAGCAGACATTGCTTTTGCAGTATTCTGGATGTGACCCCTGAAATGAACCTCTTACGTAATGGCATTAGCAGGGATTCCAGAAACTTGGTCATTCTAGGAGATGATCACGTAATGCGGACTGACAAGAGCAAGATTTTTACTGGACCACTTCCCACATCTTTGCCAGTGCagaatttacatttctttaaattagCATGTTTTCTCTTGAGCTAGAGTGGCACAAACTCTTCATTCTGTCTCATCAGAGTTTGCAGGGCCACTTAAGCAGGTAGAGGAGATGCTCCTACTACTTCCTGCTGATTTGTATTTGACTGTATCAGATGTGGGCAGATTGGCTAGTGAGTGGGTGGCTGCTCTGAACAGTGACCTCAAAAGAAGACAATAGGAAAACCTGGAAAGATGAAATTTTGGCAGCCATCAACACAAGTGACTGGCAAGtgtctgaaaacacattttattccaTATCATTCGCTAGGCGAAAAAACTGCACCTATATTGCAGAAGGTTCAGCAAAGCTTGTCATATCCAGGCACAATTTATACTGACTGTGCCATGGACTGATGCTGTAAAATTCATAACAAATCTTGAAATATGGCAAGTACCTTCCTGTTGCTACAATCACTCAGGCGTGGAAGTTGATACAAGCTGACAAAGTAGCCCCAAAGCTGTGGACAAATAGCAGTAGCAGTGATGAGGTTGGTTCTGATAGAGGCTGGCATGTGGTAAAGGGCAATTGTCAGAGGTCTGGCTGTGCCTGTGCAAAAGCTTACAAGGCATTAACAGGACTTGTAGGGAGTAGCTGACCACTGGTAGCACAGATCAATGCAAATCATGTTATGAATAAAATCTTTATGCCCTTAGGCACCAGTGAAAACTGAAGTTGGAAACGGATCCTATGAATTCAGGGTAAACACAATGGAAACTGattgcaggaaagaaaataggGAGGGAATCATACAAAGTAGAGTTATTGAAGAAGTGAAGATACATTCAgtcaggaaggaaagaaatgctgtggAGGAGCAGAAGATCTGAAAATGTGGAAGTATTGGGATAGGTCCTTGATCTTCTTTAGAAAGGGTCACCTTTAGCTTTGGTCCTTAGGTGTGAATGAGAACCTTATTTACTTGGTATAAACCTGTTTGCTCAGGAGTACCAAAGCAAAGTGCTGCTTTCAGTATGCTGTCAGTGAGAGAGCTTCAGGCTGGCCTGTGTACAGAATATTGTACATGGAGACTGCAGAGGTGTGAAGAAACAAGCACATTTCAGTGGGGCTTTATCAAATGAATTGGAGCTCCTTGCAGGTAAAAACTAGTCTGATTATTCATGGGTTTAATGGATCCATTTAcctaaaaaaatagttttcttttccctctcatGAAGTACAAAAGCTGTACCTGCTGTTGGATAGGTGCAATCATAGCAACCATCACATCGTGAAagctgaggaagggaggaatCATAACCTCAATACAGCACTTTTGCACTACTGTAATAGGTGGATGCTGTGTGCAGTATATAGTCCACATACGCTTATGAAAAGGAAGTGATTAACAAAATGCTTGGAAACCTGTTACAATTGCTTAACCTATATCATTTTTTCAACCTACTTGCTCTTGTACTTTCAGAAGTGATGCAACACAGAGTCAATTCAGATTTCACAGTTCTAGCCTAAATGAAATTTATGAGGCTCTCTGTGGATCTAGTTAGCCAGCCTAGGGGGAAAAAtatcttgtttctgtttttgtgctttttgtccTGAATAAAAGCCCAAGTCTTTGCCTCCTCTATGGCAATTAAGGGCTCTGTTACCTGATATCATAAGCCAGGCTCTGTTTTTCAGATTGTTCCCCTGACAACCGTGAACTGTCACGACAGATGGGGATAGTTCAGCTTATTTATTTCTTGGGCGTAAGAAAGACATCTCAGAGAGACCTCCTGGGCTAGATGATGCTGGGAGGTGGGCATTCTTGTTCCACTTGGACATGACCTTGGAAAGCTTCTGCCTTATTTATGTATTCTCTTGCCTGTAGTTTGTTGTGTAGGTCTTTGGGCAGTATTTCCCTGCACCTGTGTCACAATGAGTAAATAGTACTCACTTTTGTAACAGGTGCGTTGTATATTTACTGTTTGCTAAGCAATATAAGTTTACTGTGTTAGAAATGTTGATTCTGTCATCACAAAAGAGGTTCTGAGCTGGCAGGCTGGCAGGTGACTCAAGCTGTGTCTATATAATAAAGGTTTTAGCACAACTTGCAACACAGATGAGCTttctattttcatcttttttttttttcacttaccaTACTTGTAGCTGTTCTTCTAGATACTATTAATAATGCACTTGAAAGCAGTTATGccattttcatgtttgtttcaagtgcaaatctatttttatttattttgcatttttatggaGTTTTCTAACTGCTCATGCACAGTATGCTTTCAATATCAATGAGCTGAAGCATTTACACCAATGTCTAAGGGATTATTTTAAACTTGATGcaaatttaaatgcatttgtttgTCTTTATATAGTAGCAAGCTCACCCACTCCAGCATCCACAGAAAATAACAGATGCTCATTGGATCTGTGTGATCTTGTCAAGAACTAATCCCAGTTTCTTGTGGGGAGTCTCATTTTCCTGTGCTCAGTATCCATCACTAGCAGGCTGGGTTGTGTGCCAAGGCTGCTGTAGATTCTGGTGCAGCAGAATTACTGGCCAATGCCTCAGACTAAAGCAAAGCCGCCAATAATACGCTCAGTGGATGTGCTTACTGAAACAGCTGGGTCAGATTTTTGTCATCAACACCCTcccaccctcccacccccaagCTTCCTGTTACTAATTTTCAGGTATGCATTATGTTACTCACATACCTGCTGCTGAGCTTTGATGCAGGGCCATCAAGGCAAATACCATGTTGTTCCTCTGAAGGATTTACAAACAAAACTTGTCACCAACCTGTCTTGCTCATGAGATGTACGTGGACCTTCTCTGAACATGCCTGTCCACTGGGCTGCACACAGTGCAGAGATCACAGACATCGTCATCTTCCTTTGTATTCCAGAACCCAGTGATCAGAGAATGCTCTTAGTTATGGTTTGGCTTGCTTTATTTCCCTTACATCTCATCTTAGAAGAGTAACTTGTTGAGAGCAGCAGTGGTCCTTCAGGTCAAAATCAGGAAGCAAGATTTGCCTCTGAAAGCCAGGGACTTCTGAAATAAAGCTACAGGGTGCTTCTctgcaacaaagaaaaactgtcTTTACTGGAAGACAGGGGTTGTACTCAGCTAGGATTAAACTACgactagagaaagaaaaaaaaaaaagcaacaccaaTAAGAAAAAGTACAGCTAACTCTAAGATATGATGTAAAACCCTCTAACTTCCCAAATGTAACGCTAAATCATATTATTTCCCACACTGTTCATGTTTTTCATTATCAGTGGCTGTTTGGGAGTCTGGTTACATTATAATTTGATATGAAATGATTAAAGAGATGTGACTTACAGCTTCTCATAAACCATGTCCAGAACGCGTGGATACCTAAATGATACGTGTAGTTTTCTGTCCAGTTAAATGAGATAATGCTAACCAGATCATACTTGTTACATTGATAAAACTCGTACTCTCACAGATGCAGTCTGCGTATACGCTGCTTTTGAGTAGATCAGGGAAATTAAACCTGGCTGCACTTCTGTCAAGAAGCAAACTGGATGTCATTATGATAAGGTCTCAGCCTTGTTTATTACAGGATATTCTGAGGCACTATGTCTTGCTCACTCATCTTGTGACTACTTATTCAGTATAAAACACTTAAGCAGCAATTACACAGAGACCACAGAAATGAATGTAGGTCCCTGCCTGCTGGtggggagctctgctgcagTCCTGAAGGGGGACTGGGTGCAACAGCAGGCCTCACTTTGTGGGTATCTGACATGGACAATGTCCACTTTTTTTTGCAATAAAAGACTCATTTGTCCTGGGCAGTCAATGCTAGAAGAAAATTTACATCTGTGAATCCTTAACACTACCTCCTTTTTGCACGCTCAACCTTTCCCAAGGATGGTTTCATGCTTCCTTGGATAGCTCTCCTTAGTACATGGCTTCCTGATTCGTGTTCTTGGGCACCCTGTGGGCTGGATCCCAAACTCCCAGCTTGGAGCTCTGGAAGGTGTAAAGAGACAGAGTGAGGAAGAGCCAGACACTATAGCTCTGCTTGTTAAAATGATGTGGGAATGAGGCGCTTCCCAGCACTAGGGAATTCAGTAGCATCGAGGTGCACCAGTGGAGTTCAGAGGAGTGCAATTACTAATTTAAAATGGCTTTGTCTGCTCAGACTAGAAGTTTCAACAGACATGGTAATGccaatattttttccagttgagAAACAAGGTGAAGTTAAATTGTTAAAATGACTTCTGGTGCAGTAGTTACTAATTTCATATGTTGTGAAATAATATGGAGAGTCAGTGCAGAAGGGACAACCATTATGTTAACTGCTTCCTTTTTGAATGTTACAGTCTGTTGTTTTACAGGTCTATGTGTGTAATCAgacataggacttcaggggacTTTGAGAAAACATCAGGCCAATACCAATGACCTAAGGCAGAGTCACCTGTCAGGAATGGTTTAGATCGTTTTATCTAACTGTCCCGGTAAATCTCCAGTGGTGGAGGTTGTACAGCCTCCATAAGCAGTGTGTTTCACTGCTCATCTATTCCAACCACCAGGAAGTTTTTCCTCAGGTTGGAGTTTCCCCTGTTCCAATTCTAAGCTTTTCTTCTCACTGACCATAGgaagactttattttttcctctgtatgaaatgtcatttttcatGACAGCGTGCAGTCTTTGTAGACCACATAACCCTGATTCTTCAATGATTTTGATCAGAAATCTGAAAGGCTTATTATGTTCTTATTAGCCTAAACTGTTCTTGAAGTACAGTGCTTGAAATTGGTTATTGTATTCCAGCTAACACACTAACACACTCATCAGTATTGACTAGAAATACAAGATTATGTGTAAAATATGTAAGAGTCTATTCATGATGATGTAAAACTGTTGCAGAATCATGCAAGTGGAATATTGAGTCACACTCAGTTTCTGTTTACTGTAATCCCAAGAAACTTTCCTTTAAAGCTGATAAACTGTCATAccatgtattttgcttttgggTAGTTGATTATTCCTGCCTGTAATACTTACTGTACTCATTCTATTTAGTTCATTGGTCTTGACAAATTGAAAATTAATGCTGTCCTCTAACGAGTTCTTAGTTCCTACCTTGGATTTTATGTGTACCCTATTCCAGAAGTATGTGGAAATACTAAATAGTTTTGGAATCAAATAGATCACTATGGAATCGCCTAATACATTATCCTTACTTATTCATGTCATGTTTTCACAGAAGCTTAAGGGGAGGCAAGATAAATCCATTGAGAGCTACTACCACATGGGAACCATGTCTGGCTGTCAAAGCTTGAGATTATTAGAAGGTCCCATAGATGCACCCGCTGTTCTTACACAAGGCATCCACTCGAGGCTGCTTGGCAGAGACACTGCGTTCTATATCAGTCAGAATTAAGACAACTTTAGCTGCACTTATGTTCTAGTAGCTATGAATTATTGATACTTAATTATGTAATACAGCTTTTCAGTCACTTGTGCCATCCATGGTGTAAGATAGAAATAATTgtatttctctgcatttttaagaAACTGGCATTTGAAACAGAAGGTCCATGTTAGCacatct is a genomic window containing:
- the FFAR4 gene encoding free fatty acid receptor 4, with protein sequence MPGATGDEKTYFPFFSDFRGRNVTALRVGESVALGSIFLLALLGNVWGICLLAWRRHRLCVANCLVLNLFCADLLFITAIPFIGVVRWTESWVLGDVICHMLFYVMTLSGTVIILSLSAVSLERVVSIARLRHAACHRRKVLVAALLVWGFAAAVTLPLCCFFTVVRLPAAAGEEVQICTLVWPSTAGEVLWDVTYATVVFLIPGLVIVVSYSKILQITKASRRSLNAGLAYSHNHQIRVSQQDYKLFRALIVLMISFFIMWSPIIIIIFLILVQNYKQDLNILPSVFFWIVLFTFANSVVNPVLYNVAHFRRKCQEILLYFTGNHTGNGAGTETTAKRSKREQPNLSFITR